Proteins from a single region of Crassaminicella profunda:
- the carA gene encoding glutamine-hydrolyzing carbamoyl-phosphate synthase small subunit has protein sequence MNGILYLEDGTVYKGKGFGKKGTSVGELVFNTSITGYQEILTDPSYAGQIITMTYPLIGNYGVNSVENESSKIYAKGFVTKSIEQNPSNYMSEESLEKMLENMGIVGVCHVDTRSITKRIRNQGALKCVISNEDLSMEELEKIIKQEKLKEDWMKEVGTKQILHIPGTGPKIAVMDFGIKKNILNNLQYRNCDITVFPYSTSYEEIMNINPEGVLLSNGPGNPEAATEAVETVKKIIKKVPTFGICMGHQILALAVGGQTYKMKFGHRGGNHGVYDIKRDRAYITSQNHGYAVERKSIEQSGMEITHINLNDDTVEGMKHKELPVFSVQFHPEGAPGPTDSTYLFDKFIDQLKEDAKCQ, from the coding sequence ATGAATGGAATATTGTATCTAGAAGATGGAACGGTATACAAAGGAAAAGGATTTGGAAAAAAAGGAACATCTGTAGGGGAGTTGGTGTTCAATACTTCTATTACAGGATATCAAGAAATTTTAACAGATCCATCTTATGCAGGGCAAATTATTACCATGACCTATCCGTTAATAGGAAACTATGGAGTAAATAGTGTGGAAAATGAATCTTCTAAAATATATGCCAAAGGATTTGTAACAAAATCTATTGAACAAAATCCTTCAAACTATATGAGCGAAGAAAGTTTAGAAAAAATGCTTGAGAACATGGGAATTGTAGGGGTTTGTCATGTGGATACAAGAAGTATCACTAAAAGAATAAGAAATCAAGGGGCATTAAAATGTGTCATATCTAATGAAGACCTGTCTATGGAAGAATTAGAAAAAATTATAAAACAAGAGAAACTAAAAGAAGACTGGATGAAAGAGGTAGGAACTAAACAAATCTTACACATACCTGGAACGGGTCCAAAGATTGCTGTAATGGATTTTGGAATCAAGAAAAATATCTTAAACAATTTACAATATAGAAATTGTGATATCACTGTATTTCCTTATAGTACAAGCTATGAAGAGATTATGAATATAAATCCTGAAGGGGTATTACTGAGTAATGGACCAGGGAACCCTGAAGCGGCCACAGAAGCAGTAGAAACAGTAAAGAAAATTATCAAGAAAGTACCTACCTTTGGAATTTGTATGGGACATCAAATATTGGCCTTAGCAGTAGGAGGACAAACCTACAAAATGAAGTTTGGACACAGAGGAGGGAATCATGGGGTTTATGATATAAAAAGAGATCGAGCTTATATTACTTCTCAAAACCATGGCTATGCAGTAGAGAGAAAAAGCATAGAACAAAGTGGAATGGAGATTACCCATATTAATCTAAATGATGATACGGTAGAAGGAATGAAGCACAAGGAGCTTCCTGTATTCTCTGTACAATTCCACCCAGAAGGAGCACCAGGACCGACAGATTCTACTTACCTATTTGATAAATTTATCGATCAGTTAAAGGAGGATGCAAAATGCCAATAG